One Ricinus communis isolate WT05 ecotype wild-type chromosome 2, ASM1957865v1, whole genome shotgun sequence DNA segment encodes these proteins:
- the LOC8280356 gene encoding uncharacterized protein At5g64816 — MVDPWWSLIGAAIPAVIAGQAIRMKKKRAEEQRLKSARGREKSSDEIFVCERVCTSKRMLKKVGALSKDPTIDTCVTVCGVSELDACTDACARTVCVNQHQVPNWNDVCLRRCQSECLRLSDSSVNS, encoded by the coding sequence ATGGTGGATCCATGGTGGTCTCTAATAGGTGCAGCAATACCAGCCGTAATTGCAGGGCAAGCTATTAggatgaagaaaaagagagcTGAAGAGCAGAGGTTGAAGAGTGCTAGAGGACGAGAGAAGAGCTCTGATGAAATTTTTGTTTGTGAGAGGGTATGCACTTCAAAGAGGATGTTAAAAAAAGTCGGTGCATTATCTAAAGATCCGACTATTGATACTTGTGTCACTGTCTGTGGTGTTTCCGAACTTGATGCTTGTACTGATGCATGTGCAAGAACTGTTTGTGTTAATCAGCATCAAGTGCCTAACTGGAATGATGTTTGCCTTCGGAGGTGCCAAAGCGAGTGTCTTAGGCTGTCTGATTCCTCTGTTAATTCTTAA
- the LOC8268433 gene encoding serine/threonine-protein kinase CTR1 isoform X2 produces MPHRTTYFFPRQFPDRSSGFDASSTKQLLDHEKKKLIKDTFNIDNDLPRKDFSRSSSSNSTAGNGNITSQIQTTSSPTTTATAQTPAFDLFTSSDDEKYHQKEKKQFGEDDKLQKKKKQLAAFYDWLAEKKAEKRSVISHVKLQRLSSYDDDEDRHLLLTPEPPPAPEPEIIGEIVPEIVPEVRDVDRKFDRQVSLPRLSSGSSYAGSLFSGTTLDGNFLSEIKESVRQDEEVEEEKKKDDEKVAQRTRETYYLQLALARRLSFQSGLASEIVLLQEGPEFPDAETVSYRLWVTGCLSYSDRISDGFYNILGMNPYLWLMCNDEEEGRRLPPLMSLKEIEPSDTSMEVVLVDGLGDSRLKELEDKAHELYCASENTLVLVEKLGKLVAVCMGGTFPVEQGDLHKRWKIVSKRLREFHKCIVLPIGSLSMGLCRHRAILFKKLADYIGLPCRIARGCRYCVADHRSSCLVKIEDDKQLSREYVVDLVGQPGNIHGPDSTINGGFIPSIPSPFKISHLKDFQHPCMDDTPRQISVSKQLCAVPVNPYSGREEGRQSMGNLKLSTYVSADQATLGNDSSLVPLDLTRSAESLDVSGLSIHERSDLEVEQVVIQQTYRKEIVMSGNPSVLKRTEVNLSCQSNKREVDSKLDGQSKLPALSIPRYLNLEPSLAMDWLEISWDELHIKERVGAGSFGTVHRAEWHGSDVAVKVLSVQDFHDDQLREFLREVAIMKRVRHPNVVLFMGAVTKRPHLSIVTEYLPRGSLYRLIHRPTAGEMLDQRRRLRMALDVAKGINYLHCLSPPIVHWDLKSPNLLVDKNWTVKPEWMAPEFLRGEPSNEKSDVYSFGVILWELVTMQQPWNGLSPAQVVGAVAFQNRRLTIPQNTSPALVSLMESCWADDPAQRPSFGKIVESLKKLLKSPLQLLQMGGK; encoded by the exons atgcctCATCGGACGACTTACTTCTTTCCAAGGCAATTTCCGGATCGGTCGTCTGGATTCGATGCATCTTCTACTAAACAGTTGTTAGATCAcgagaagaagaaactaatcAAAGACACTTTTAACATAGATAACGACCTCCCTCGAAAAGACTTTAGTAGGAGtagcagtagtaatagtacaGCTGGAAATGGGAATATCACATCTCAAATCCAAACTACTTCGAGTCCAACAACAACTGCTACTGCACAAACTCCAGCGTTCGATCTTTTCACGAGCAGCGATGATGAGAAGtatcaccaaaaggagaaaaagcaATTTGGTGAAGATGACAAGctacagaagaagaagaaacaactTGCTGCTTTTTATGATTGGCTTGCCGAGAAAAAGGCGGAGAAGAGATCAGTTATTAGTCACGTGAAGTTGCAAAGGTTATCATCCTATGATGACGATGAAGATCGTCACCTTTTACTCACACCCGAACCACCTCCAGCTCCAGAGCCAGAGATTATTGGTGAGATAGTCCCGGAGATAGTTCCAGAGGTTAGGGATGTCGACCGAAAGTTTGACCGTCAGGTTTCTTTACCGAGATTATCAAGCGGGAGTAGTTATGCTGGTAGCTTGTTTTCTGGAACTACACTGGACGGGAACTTTCTGAGTGAGATAAAGGAAAGTGTTCGGCAGGATGAGGAGGTTGaggaggaaaagaagaaagatgatgAGAAGGTAGCGCAAAGGACAAGAGAAACTTACTATTTGCAGCTTGCTTTAGCTAGAAGGCTTAGTTTCCAATCTGGTCTTGCTAGTGAGATTGTTCTTTTGCAAGAAGGACCCGAGTTCCCTGATGCTGAAACGGTTTCCTATCGTCTTTGG GTTACTGGATGCTTGTCGTACAGTGACAGAATATCGGATGGATTTTATAACATTCTTGGAATGAATCCATATCTGTGGCTTATGTGCAATGATGAAGAGGAAGGAAGACGGTTGCCGCCTTTAATGTCGCTTAAAGAAATTGAACCTAGTGACACATCAATGGAGGTGGTTCTTGTTGATGGCCTTGGCGATTCTCGCCTTAAGGAGCTCGAGGATAAAGCTCATGAACTCTATTGTGCATCAGAAAATACGTTGGTGTTAGTGGAGAAATTGGGAAAGCTCGTTGCTGTTTGCATGGG ggGGACTTTTCCGGTGGAGCAAGGTGATCTTCATAAACGCTGGAAAATAGTCAGCAAGAGATTAAGGGAGTTTCACAAGTGTATTGTTCTCCCCATTGGCAGCCTTTCCATGGGACTCTGCAGGCATCGTGCAATTCTATTCAAG AAATTGGCAGACTATATAGGTTTGCCATGCCGGATAGCTCGAGGTTGCAGATATTGTGTAGCAGATCACCGTTCGTCTTGCCTAGTCAAAATTGAGGATGACAAACAGTTGTCAAG GGAATATGTGGTTGATCTAGTAGGCCAGCCAGGAAATATACATGGCCCAGATTCCACAATCAATGGAGGGTTCATACCTTCAATTCCTTCACCATTTAAAATTTCCCATCTGAAAGATTTCCAACATCCTTGCATGGACGACACACCTCGTCAGATTTCAGTATCAAAGCAATTGTGTGCTGTTCCTGTAAATCCTTATTCAG GCAGGGAAGAAGGCCGACAATCAATGGGGAATCTCAAGTTGTCCACTTACGTTTCAGCTGATCAGGCTACTCTTGGGAATGATTCATCTCTGGTTCCTTTGGATTTAACAAGGAGTGCCGAATCTCTTGATGTATCAGGGCTATCTATACACGAGCGTTCTGACCTTGAAGTAGAACAAGTAGTAATACAACAAACTTACAGAAAAGAGATTGTAATGTCTGGAAATCCTAGTGTTCTCAAGCGAACTGAAGTGAACTTGTCATGTCAGTCCAACAAGAGGGAGGTAGATAGTAAGCTTGACGGTCAAAGCAAGTTACCTGCTCTGTCCATCCCGAGATATTTGAATCTTGAACCTTCACTTGCTATGGACTGGCTTGAGATCTCATGGGATGAATTACATATCAAGGAGCGTGTTGGTGCCG GTTCATTTGGAACGGTGCATCGAGCTGAATGGCATGGATCG GATGTTGCTGTCAAGGTTTTATCTGTTCAAGATTTTCACGATGATCAGTTGAGGGAGTTCTTAAGAGAG GTTGCAATTATGAAACGTGTCCGCCATCCAAATGTGGTCCTGTTCATGGGTGCCGTTACAAAGCGTCCTCATCTGTCAATAGTGACAGAATACCTGCCCAG GGGTAGTTTATACCGCCTCATACACAGGCCAACTGCTGGAGAAATGTTGGACCAAAGGAGGCGGTTACGCATGGCCTTGGATGTG GCGAAGGGCATCAATTATCTACATTGTCTGAGCCCTCCCATAGTTCATTGGGACCTTAAATCTCCGAATCTGTTGGTTGATAAAAATTGGACAGTGAAG CCTGAGTGGATGGCTCCAGAATTCCTTCGTGGCGAGCCCTCGAATGAAAAATCAGATGTCTATAGTTTTGGAGTCATCCTATGGGAGCTGGTAACCATGCAACAACCTTGGAATGGGCTTAGTCCTGCACAG GTGGTTGGAGCTGTAGCCTTCCAGAACAGAAGGCTTACTATACCGCAAAACACCTCTCCTGCGCTGGTTTCTCTCATGGAATCTTGCTGGGCCGA TGATCCAGCTCAGCGCCCATCTTTTGGTAAAATAGTAGAGTCGCTGAAGAAGTTGCTGAAGTCTCCACTCCAGTTGTTACAGATGGGTGGAAAATGA
- the LOC8268433 gene encoding serine/threonine-protein kinase CTR1 isoform X1: MPHRTTYFFPRQFPDRSSGFDASSTKQLLDHEKKKLIKDTFNIDNDLPRKDFSRSSSSNSTAGNGNITSQIQTTSSPTTTATAQTPAFDLFTSSDDEKYHQKEKKQFGEDDKLQKKKKQLAAFYDWLAEKKAEKRSVISHVKLQRLSSYDDDEDRHLLLTPEPPPAPEPEIIGEIVPEIVPEVRDVDRKFDRQVSLPRLSSGSSYAGSLFSGTTLDGNFLSEIKESVRQDEEVEEEKKKDDEKVAQRTRETYYLQLALARRLSFQSGLASEIVLLQEGPEFPDAETVSYRLWVTGCLSYSDRISDGFYNILGMNPYLWLMCNDEEEGRRLPPLMSLKEIEPSDTSMEVVLVDGLGDSRLKELEDKAHELYCASENTLVLVEKLGKLVAVCMGGTFPVEQGDLHKRWKIVSKRLREFHKCIVLPIGSLSMGLCRHRAILFKKLADYIGLPCRIARGCRYCVADHRSSCLVKIEDDKQLSREYVVDLVGQPGNIHGPDSTINGGFIPSIPSPFKISHLKDFQHPCMDDTPRQISVSKQLCAVPVNPYSGREEGRQSMGNLKLSTYVSADQATLGNDSSLVPLDLTRSAESLDVSGLSIHERSDLEVEQVVIQQTYRKEIVMSGNPSVLKRTEVNLSCQSNKREVDSKLDGQSKLPALSIPRYLNLEPSLAMDWLEISWDELHIKERVGAGSFGTVHRAEWHGSDVAVKVLSVQDFHDDQLREFLREVAIMKRVRHPNVVLFMGAVTKRPHLSIVTEYLPRGSLYRLIHRPTAGEMLDQRRRLRMALDVAKGINYLHCLSPPIVHWDLKSPNLLVDKNWTVKVCDFGLSRFKANTFLSSKSVAGTPEWMAPEFLRGEPSNEKSDVYSFGVILWELVTMQQPWNGLSPAQVVGAVAFQNRRLTIPQNTSPALVSLMESCWADDPAQRPSFGKIVESLKKLLKSPLQLLQMGGK, encoded by the exons atgcctCATCGGACGACTTACTTCTTTCCAAGGCAATTTCCGGATCGGTCGTCTGGATTCGATGCATCTTCTACTAAACAGTTGTTAGATCAcgagaagaagaaactaatcAAAGACACTTTTAACATAGATAACGACCTCCCTCGAAAAGACTTTAGTAGGAGtagcagtagtaatagtacaGCTGGAAATGGGAATATCACATCTCAAATCCAAACTACTTCGAGTCCAACAACAACTGCTACTGCACAAACTCCAGCGTTCGATCTTTTCACGAGCAGCGATGATGAGAAGtatcaccaaaaggagaaaaagcaATTTGGTGAAGATGACAAGctacagaagaagaagaaacaactTGCTGCTTTTTATGATTGGCTTGCCGAGAAAAAGGCGGAGAAGAGATCAGTTATTAGTCACGTGAAGTTGCAAAGGTTATCATCCTATGATGACGATGAAGATCGTCACCTTTTACTCACACCCGAACCACCTCCAGCTCCAGAGCCAGAGATTATTGGTGAGATAGTCCCGGAGATAGTTCCAGAGGTTAGGGATGTCGACCGAAAGTTTGACCGTCAGGTTTCTTTACCGAGATTATCAAGCGGGAGTAGTTATGCTGGTAGCTTGTTTTCTGGAACTACACTGGACGGGAACTTTCTGAGTGAGATAAAGGAAAGTGTTCGGCAGGATGAGGAGGTTGaggaggaaaagaagaaagatgatgAGAAGGTAGCGCAAAGGACAAGAGAAACTTACTATTTGCAGCTTGCTTTAGCTAGAAGGCTTAGTTTCCAATCTGGTCTTGCTAGTGAGATTGTTCTTTTGCAAGAAGGACCCGAGTTCCCTGATGCTGAAACGGTTTCCTATCGTCTTTGG GTTACTGGATGCTTGTCGTACAGTGACAGAATATCGGATGGATTTTATAACATTCTTGGAATGAATCCATATCTGTGGCTTATGTGCAATGATGAAGAGGAAGGAAGACGGTTGCCGCCTTTAATGTCGCTTAAAGAAATTGAACCTAGTGACACATCAATGGAGGTGGTTCTTGTTGATGGCCTTGGCGATTCTCGCCTTAAGGAGCTCGAGGATAAAGCTCATGAACTCTATTGTGCATCAGAAAATACGTTGGTGTTAGTGGAGAAATTGGGAAAGCTCGTTGCTGTTTGCATGGG ggGGACTTTTCCGGTGGAGCAAGGTGATCTTCATAAACGCTGGAAAATAGTCAGCAAGAGATTAAGGGAGTTTCACAAGTGTATTGTTCTCCCCATTGGCAGCCTTTCCATGGGACTCTGCAGGCATCGTGCAATTCTATTCAAG AAATTGGCAGACTATATAGGTTTGCCATGCCGGATAGCTCGAGGTTGCAGATATTGTGTAGCAGATCACCGTTCGTCTTGCCTAGTCAAAATTGAGGATGACAAACAGTTGTCAAG GGAATATGTGGTTGATCTAGTAGGCCAGCCAGGAAATATACATGGCCCAGATTCCACAATCAATGGAGGGTTCATACCTTCAATTCCTTCACCATTTAAAATTTCCCATCTGAAAGATTTCCAACATCCTTGCATGGACGACACACCTCGTCAGATTTCAGTATCAAAGCAATTGTGTGCTGTTCCTGTAAATCCTTATTCAG GCAGGGAAGAAGGCCGACAATCAATGGGGAATCTCAAGTTGTCCACTTACGTTTCAGCTGATCAGGCTACTCTTGGGAATGATTCATCTCTGGTTCCTTTGGATTTAACAAGGAGTGCCGAATCTCTTGATGTATCAGGGCTATCTATACACGAGCGTTCTGACCTTGAAGTAGAACAAGTAGTAATACAACAAACTTACAGAAAAGAGATTGTAATGTCTGGAAATCCTAGTGTTCTCAAGCGAACTGAAGTGAACTTGTCATGTCAGTCCAACAAGAGGGAGGTAGATAGTAAGCTTGACGGTCAAAGCAAGTTACCTGCTCTGTCCATCCCGAGATATTTGAATCTTGAACCTTCACTTGCTATGGACTGGCTTGAGATCTCATGGGATGAATTACATATCAAGGAGCGTGTTGGTGCCG GTTCATTTGGAACGGTGCATCGAGCTGAATGGCATGGATCG GATGTTGCTGTCAAGGTTTTATCTGTTCAAGATTTTCACGATGATCAGTTGAGGGAGTTCTTAAGAGAG GTTGCAATTATGAAACGTGTCCGCCATCCAAATGTGGTCCTGTTCATGGGTGCCGTTACAAAGCGTCCTCATCTGTCAATAGTGACAGAATACCTGCCCAG GGGTAGTTTATACCGCCTCATACACAGGCCAACTGCTGGAGAAATGTTGGACCAAAGGAGGCGGTTACGCATGGCCTTGGATGTG GCGAAGGGCATCAATTATCTACATTGTCTGAGCCCTCCCATAGTTCATTGGGACCTTAAATCTCCGAATCTGTTGGTTGATAAAAATTGGACAGTGAAG GTGTGTGATTTTGGATTATCTAGATTTAAAGCAAACACATTTTTATCATCAAAATCAGTTGCTGGAACA CCTGAGTGGATGGCTCCAGAATTCCTTCGTGGCGAGCCCTCGAATGAAAAATCAGATGTCTATAGTTTTGGAGTCATCCTATGGGAGCTGGTAACCATGCAACAACCTTGGAATGGGCTTAGTCCTGCACAG GTGGTTGGAGCTGTAGCCTTCCAGAACAGAAGGCTTACTATACCGCAAAACACCTCTCCTGCGCTGGTTTCTCTCATGGAATCTTGCTGGGCCGA TGATCCAGCTCAGCGCCCATCTTTTGGTAAAATAGTAGAGTCGCTGAAGAAGTTGCTGAAGTCTCCACTCCAGTTGTTACAGATGGGTGGAAAATGA
- the LOC8268432 gene encoding uncharacterized protein LOC8268432, whose protein sequence is MMSDILIQAALILISVIMYLAMHNIPQKALAKFREYRGRAGAEAKRQFVLGAQILAQARSPSNSRSRTISLAKQAEEAAIKAISLDPKDAAAHILKALSLDLQGFKSSALDSLDVALSPLAVKSLSEREKGDALFKRAELVMGMNKKEKRVESAIEDLKEAVELSKENANAFRLLGECYEVKEMSEEAKFAYQEALRLNPDLGLAKDALQRLGV, encoded by the coding sequence ATGATGAGCGATATCCTTATACAGGCAGCTCTAATTCTGATTtctgtaattatgtatttagcTATGCACAACATCCCTCAGAAAGCCCTTGCTAAATTCCGAGAATACCGTGGCCGAGCCGGGGCCGAGGCCAAGCGCCAGTTCGTCCTCGGCGCACAGATCTTAGCGCAAGCCAGATCTCCATCCAACTCCCGCTCCAGAACAATCTCACTGGCCAAACAAGCCGAAGAAGCCGCCATCAAAGCTATTTCCCTCGATCCTAAAGACGCCGCAGCTCATATTTTAAAAGCCCTATCCCTGGATCTGCAAGGATTTAAATCGTCGGCTCTGGATTCTCTCGACGTGGCCTTGTCTCCGTTGGCAGTGAAGTCCTTGAGCGAGAGGGAAAAAGGAGATGCGCTGTTTAAGAGAGCGGAGTTAGTCATGGGAATGAACAAGAAGGAAAAGAGAGTTGAGTCGGCGATTGAGGACTTGAAAGAGGCTGTAGAATTGAGTAAAGAGAACGCCAATGCGTTTAGGTTATTAGGGGAGTGTTACGAAGTGAAGGAAATGAGTGAAGAAGCTAAATTTGCTTATCAAGAAGCTTTGAGATTGAATCCTGATTTGGGTTTGGCTAAAGATGCGCTTCAGAGGTTGGGAGTTTAG